One genomic region from Xyrauchen texanus isolate HMW12.3.18 chromosome 16, RBS_HiC_50CHRs, whole genome shotgun sequence encodes:
- the insm1b gene encoding insulinoma-associated protein 1b, with protein MPKGFLVKRNKKAALVSYRIRSDEDGGSAPECQIAQIAPSLPVPSASKPDSIIAASPLDGADAPVPVHSAKPVQFGNPEAVYQALYSPTRPISKEHDRKYFERSFNIGSPVSAESFPTAASLTSMDHHLLFAPVDLKIGTSNSNRSGTASGAHAPAIRTGTKRQSTSETERKSSKNQAKRPKAIRKLNFEDEVTTSPVLGLKIKEGPVDLKPRPASSNNNKPLGEFICQLCKEEYSDPFSLAQHKCSRIVRVEYRCPECDKVFSCPANLASHRRWHKPRVQSAPKAPIQPAKPFPEDLKDMRADFPSDRDSPSPGLSESGSDDGLYDCQHCGKRFKRQAYLRKHIMGHQMLHNQIVGDAFQNAERVESPDIVPSEDSQSQSPLNLSPVDCLLCPACGENLPNRASLERHLRLLHDDSRAFPCKFCPATFYSSPGLTRHINKCHPTENRQVILLQMPVRNAC; from the coding sequence ATGCCCAAAGGATTCCTGGTGAAAAGAAATAAGAAAGCGGCGCTCGTTTCGTACCGAATTCGCTCGGATGAGGATGGAGGATCAGCTCCAGAATGTCAGATCGCTCAGATCGCCCCATCCCTACCCGTGCCCAGCGCCTCAAAGCCGGACAGCATCATCGCAGCATCCCCTTTAGATGGAGCAGACGCGCCGGTGCCAGTCCACAGCGCAAAGCCGGTTCAGTTCGGAAACCCAGAGGCGGTCTACCAAGCTCTGTACAGCCCCACCCGGCCAATAAGCAAGGAACACGACAGGAAATATTTCGAGAGAAGTTTCAATATCGGTTCGCCCGTGTCCGCCGAATCGTTTCCGACTGCCGCCTCTCTTACCAGCATGGACCACCATCTTCTGTTCGCTCCTGTTGACTTGAAAATCGGAACCAGCAACAGTAACAGGAGCGGAACGGCCAGCGGTGCGCACGCCCCGGCCATCCGAACTGGCACCAAAAGACAGTCGACCTCCGAGACCGAGCGTAAAAGCAGCAAAAACCAAGCCAAGAGACCCAAAGCCATAAGGAAACTCAATTTCGAGGATGAGGTGACCACGTCACCAGTGCTGGGCCTGAAAATCAAAGAGGGACCCGTAGACTTGAAACCAAGACCGGCCTCATCCAACAACAACAAACCCCTGGGAGAGTTCATCTGTCAGCTTTGCAAAGAAGAGTACTCAGATCCGTTCTCTCTGGCACAACATAAGTGCTCTCGTATAGTACGGGTGGAGTACAGGTGTCCCGAGTGCGACAAGGTCTTCAGCTGTCCTGCCAACTTGGCTTCTCACCGGCGCTGGCACAAACCACGCGTCCAGAGCGCACCGAAAGCACCCATCCAACCCGCCAAGCCGTTCCCAGAAGATCTCAAAGACATGAGAGCAGACTTCCCCAGCGACAGAGACTCCCCTAGTCCAGGTCTGTCTGAATCCGGCTCAGATGACGGGCTTTACGACTGCCAGCACTGCGGGAAGCGGTTCAAACGCCAAGCCTACTTGAGGAAGCACATAATGGGACACCAAATGCTCCACAATCAAATAGTCGGAGACGCGTTTCAGAACGCAGAGAGAGTAGAAAGTCCTGATATCGTTCCATCAGAGGACAGCCAAAGCCAGAGTCCACTCAATCTaagccccgtggactgtctcctCTGCCCGGCTTGTGGAGAGAACCTACCCAACAGGGCGAGTCTGGAGCGACACCTGCGTCTACTGCACGATGATTCCCGGGCTTTCCCCTGCAAGTTCTGCCCTGCCACTTTTTACAGCTCCCCGGGTCTCACCAGGCACATCAACAAATGCCACCCAACAGAAAACAGGCAAGTCATCCTACTCCAGATGCCCGTGCGTAACGCCTGCTGA